In Microvenator marinus, one genomic interval encodes:
- a CDS encoding type I phosphomannose isomerase catalytic subunit: protein MEAYILKMEPALKTKVWGGRRLETLGRSLPDSEFYGESWEVSGLEDGPSKIANGPLKSKTLIEASEILGESLLGEHPVFPLLVKFLDAREDLSVQVHPGARHIDEIRSKFGESADSKDEAWLILDADDEGSILWGVKEHIDSETMASALREGTLVSYLRRIRVKKGDVFRVPPGTIHAICAGVLLLEIQEPSDTTYRLYDYDRPGLDGEPRELHIEQALHVARRFPEDPTEVRCLDGEPLTDTRSVLLVDAPTYRIERFQLVDHSEALTLNAPGPYVLTVLEGHIWLNDVELRDWDSAVIPAQFSNVHVQGSGTFVLSAARS, encoded by the coding sequence ATGGAAGCTTATATCCTAAAGATGGAGCCTGCGCTCAAGACCAAGGTGTGGGGCGGTCGACGACTCGAAACTCTTGGCCGGTCTCTGCCGGATTCCGAGTTCTACGGCGAATCATGGGAGGTTTCGGGCCTCGAAGATGGACCGTCCAAAATTGCAAACGGCCCGCTCAAATCAAAGACATTGATCGAGGCCTCGGAAATCTTGGGTGAGAGTCTTCTGGGCGAGCACCCGGTCTTTCCTTTATTGGTGAAGTTCCTCGACGCTCGCGAAGATCTAAGCGTTCAGGTTCATCCTGGAGCCCGTCATATCGATGAGATCCGGTCGAAGTTCGGGGAATCCGCCGATTCGAAAGACGAGGCGTGGCTGATTCTTGATGCGGATGACGAGGGCTCTATCCTCTGGGGAGTCAAAGAGCATATTGATTCAGAGACCATGGCGTCTGCCCTTCGCGAAGGTACTCTCGTCTCGTATTTGCGCCGAATTCGGGTCAAGAAAGGGGATGTGTTCAGGGTGCCACCGGGTACGATTCATGCCATCTGTGCCGGAGTTCTTTTGCTGGAGATACAGGAACCTTCGGACACCACCTACAGGCTCTATGATTACGACCGCCCGGGCTTGGACGGTGAGCCGCGAGAGCTCCACATCGAACAAGCGCTTCACGTGGCACGGCGCTTCCCGGAAGATCCAACAGAGGTGCGTTGCCTGGACGGGGAGCCGCTGACCGATACCCGAAGTGTGCTTCTCGTAGACGCTCCCACCTACCGGATCGAGAGGTTCCAACTGGTGGACCACTCCGAGGCGTTGACGCTTAACGCCCCCGGCCCTTACGTCTTGACGGTCTTGGAAGGACATATCTGGCTGAACGATGTAGAGCTGCGAGATTGGGATTCCGCGGTGATTCCCGCTCAATTTTCAAACGTGCATGTACAAGGGAGCGGAACTTTTGTACTGAGCGCCGCACGATCGTGA
- a CDS encoding glutamate--cysteine ligase, whose translation MSRDQKQDVSLLQDREQLLDYFRAGIKSADRLTIGTEHEKFLWHRANGRLFNFDEIEGLLHKLGDRFGYEKAWDGDRLVALERNDEAITLEPSGQFELSGGLKKTIFETEVELERHFEELNAVGGPEMGMALLGINPYDDISDLGWVPKSRYKIMREYLPTRGDLAHWMMKLTCTIQANMDFTSEEDASDLVRTGYVVSPFVHALFANSSVHHGKPSGYQSYRGHIWTRTDPDRSGVPDFVLRDDWGFGEYLDYVLDVPMFFIRRDHGYVNLAGRSFREFMEKGLDGYQATMGDFELHLSTAFPEVRMKRYVEVRSGDGGPLSHMLALPAFWKGVLYDAEARRESWERLSWLDHGNLLSLNLEASKNGIHGVAPNGESIMDICRDLVRISSEGLARLAKRDGHDSEAIFLQPLQTILETRKSAADCVAEDVERLSRIELLSKYSL comes from the coding sequence ATGTCGCGTGACCAAAAACAAGATGTCTCGTTGCTTCAAGATAGGGAGCAACTCCTCGATTATTTTCGTGCTGGGATAAAGAGCGCGGACCGTCTCACCATCGGCACCGAACACGAGAAGTTCCTCTGGCACCGAGCCAACGGACGCTTGTTCAATTTTGACGAGATCGAGGGTCTTCTGCACAAGCTGGGCGATCGTTTTGGCTACGAAAAGGCCTGGGACGGCGACCGATTGGTTGCGTTGGAGCGAAATGACGAGGCGATCACCTTAGAGCCAAGCGGCCAATTCGAGCTTTCCGGTGGTTTGAAGAAGACCATTTTCGAGACAGAGGTAGAGCTCGAGCGACATTTTGAGGAACTGAACGCCGTGGGTGGCCCGGAAATGGGCATGGCACTCTTGGGCATCAACCCTTACGACGATATCTCTGACCTCGGTTGGGTGCCGAAATCTAGATACAAGATCATGCGCGAGTACTTGCCCACCCGTGGTGACCTTGCGCATTGGATGATGAAGCTCACCTGTACCATTCAGGCGAATATGGACTTCACGTCCGAGGAAGATGCATCCGATCTCGTCCGAACCGGGTACGTGGTCTCGCCCTTTGTTCACGCGCTCTTTGCAAATAGTTCGGTACATCACGGAAAGCCGAGCGGATATCAGTCCTACCGTGGACATATTTGGACTCGAACCGACCCTGACCGCTCCGGTGTACCCGATTTTGTGCTCCGCGATGATTGGGGATTTGGTGAGTATTTGGATTACGTTCTGGACGTCCCGATGTTCTTTATTCGGCGTGACCACGGCTACGTCAACCTTGCTGGGCGCTCCTTCCGTGAGTTCATGGAAAAGGGACTCGATGGCTACCAAGCCACGATGGGCGATTTTGAACTTCACCTCTCCACCGCTTTCCCCGAGGTTCGCATGAAGCGATATGTGGAAGTCCGGAGCGGCGATGGTGGCCCGTTGAGTCATATGTTGGCGCTACCCGCATTCTGGAAGGGCGTGCTCTACGACGCTGAGGCTCGTCGCGAATCATGGGAACGATTGAGCTGGCTTGATCACGGAAATCTGCTCAGTCTAAACCTCGAAGCCTCAAAGAACGGCATTCATGGGGTCGCGCCGAACGGGGAGTCGATCATGGATATCTGCCGTGATCTGGTGCGAATTTCATCCGAAGGGCTCGCACGTCTCGCCAAACGAGATGGACATGACTCGGAAGCGATCTTCCTGCAACCCCTTCAAACCATT